The Phragmitibacter flavus genome includes a window with the following:
- a CDS encoding alpha-2-macroglobulin family protein → MKFSNPSMWTITLLALLSSLAFAAQNPTPEDALKKATKLSKQGNHKEAYDLLIPFLHDKDRVQDPQLVADLMLTAFRGSIALGETGISIDDFLSTTIAAHPTNWRVLQLAAEWFILSSGSQGSIVDGKYLRNRWDGQRAQSFERDRVQSLRWMHQAGELVLQDPDASADQRAQLLIAEAELWLRSRAAWQLQSLTDLTQLPEVEIVEGGRGRGFAPWYPQGDGSTGYPVDAQGNIVYFKVPASWETAANDGERWRFLLQRAADTQPNASVQVSYRLAEQFSRWFDVSTLQGSSVWNLIGQRAEAGNDQASQTKKSIVDLPSLAENETITRLATGIKRHTLPDEFSYLSILKEISSGNTPYAQSALQLRAQIYENRRQRDTAADLWQELLDRFGKDKNIRTIAEVRLKQLLGNLGKLETSEPQPAGEPATLGLVFRNASSVKLTARPILVDNLLDATRDELRARSKGKAVADRNEWHWLTQAFGAILQNTLDIKKRKIDQYIGKPVATWEQALQPAAKHADRRIVLETPLRDAGVFLVEATFPDGNTHRCILELVDLITLTKPRHDTPGQFGFVLDANTGKPVANATIQAIGHRQEYGDNNNRPQRLWLISEQQLQSNEQGAFTLSTEDAKPYQWLLQVKSPDGRQSVLGLHHYYHQHQTTEYDNYQQQKVFLTTDRPVYRPDQKVHLSVWARRATYEENKNGNEFAERKFTAEVFNPRGEKLFSKDGILDEQGTADLSWMLAENAALGAYQINLRVDNMITQGNLSFRVEEYKKPEFEVIVKTPEQPVLLGESFEATIEAKYYFGGAVTEAQVHYKIERTRHDSTWFPVRPWDWLYGPGYWWRNSDYPWLPGHRSCIAYWPSWWPRHTDPPEVVAEATVPIGPDGKVKIPIDTALAKELHGDQDHRYQITAEVVDSSRRMIVGSGSVIAPRQPYQVYVWTDRGFYSAGAEAKVSITARTPDGNAVKGKAVLRVLSITYKENQEPAEKEVARFELQSDGDQASTQTLQFPVAGQYRLAVDFEDQAGHQVEGSAHTSVRGPEFEGKDFRFPDLEVIAEKSEYQPGEDASFTINTNQVGGTILVFERPRFGAYSKPKTLTIADGKSTTFTLPVSSNDQPNFFIEAVTVHGGKIHTQVVQVPVPPTKRIAEVKLTPSQETYQPQANGTVQVRITNAAGEPIQGRVLLTGYDKALEYISGGSNIPAVRDFFWGWKRSHHPTDFSSLDTVRPHLPNEGFQWQPIGVFGRQDVSIGNGMISRSRGDGIVMESASGGMLAISAAPMSAVAPAPMAKAQAADLFAAAPQEGSGSALAEAAPMIRQEFADLLTWNATAKTDANGVASLPLDFPDDLTTWKLRAWALGPNSEVGEAQVEIISRKDLLVRLQAPRFFVERDEVVLSGIVHNDHKDTQNVRAVLELDGKNLAPMDDTSVEQRFEVPSGGEHRFDWRVKVLAEGEATIRIKALAQKESDAVEKTFPVFVHGMERQDAWSLAIRPDQADGKVTFNVPEKRRPAQTRLEVRYSPSLAAAMVDALPFLISYPHGCTEQTLNRFVPTVITQRVLNDLGLDLKAIRDKRANFNAQELGDPKRRAEQWQRWKDQGPVFDPEEMKKMTAAGIERLQSMQAGDGGWGWWPGAREGSVHLTAQVVQGLIQAKTAGADVPADMLASGLQWLERHEKEALRRLILPKEHQQHKAWPDHQDALTHGVLVSGGLGDSTMRSRLYEDRLKLSKSMQAVVGLACHALNEIERRDMIIRNLEQFQKLDEENQTAWLDFGNDHRWWSWHDDEIETLAAYLQLRIARDAKDAVSPQLVKYLLNNRKHGTYWRSTRDTAAAISALAAYIKASGETAADMLVELWMDGKMLKEVPINKDNLFTYDHSLVLTGDELPTGDHQLEIRRKGKGALYANVYLTCFTLEDHLRAAGLEVKVERLLYKLVPEDTKDLVAGAHGQALNQKGQRYRREALPENASVTSGDLIEVELIAESKNDYEYLMLEDFKPAGCEAVDLQSGYVWDQGLNAYREFRDEKVSYYIENLPRGRHSMTYRLRAEIPGRFSALPSVISGMYAPELKGNSEERKVSIADQKK, encoded by the coding sequence ATGAAATTTTCGAATCCTTCCATGTGGACCATCACGCTTCTGGCCCTGCTTTCTTCCCTTGCATTCGCGGCCCAAAATCCCACGCCCGAAGACGCCCTCAAAAAAGCCACCAAACTCTCCAAACAAGGCAACCACAAAGAAGCCTACGACCTGCTCATCCCCTTCCTCCACGACAAGGACCGCGTCCAAGACCCTCAACTGGTTGCCGACCTTATGCTAACTGCTTTCCGCGGTTCCATCGCCCTCGGCGAGACCGGCATTTCCATCGACGATTTCCTCTCCACCACCATCGCTGCGCATCCCACCAACTGGCGCGTGCTCCAACTCGCCGCCGAATGGTTCATCCTAAGCAGCGGCAGCCAGGGAAGCATCGTTGACGGCAAATACCTCCGCAACCGCTGGGACGGCCAACGTGCCCAGTCTTTCGAACGCGACCGCGTCCAGTCCCTGCGATGGATGCACCAGGCCGGCGAACTTGTCCTGCAAGATCCCGACGCCAGCGCCGATCAACGCGCCCAGTTGCTCATCGCCGAAGCCGAACTGTGGCTCCGCAGTCGCGCCGCCTGGCAACTGCAATCCCTCACCGACCTCACCCAGCTCCCGGAAGTCGAAATCGTGGAAGGCGGTCGGGGCAGGGGATTCGCCCCGTGGTATCCGCAAGGCGACGGCTCCACCGGCTATCCGGTCGATGCCCAGGGCAACATCGTCTATTTTAAAGTTCCCGCCTCCTGGGAAACCGCCGCCAACGATGGGGAACGCTGGCGCTTCCTCTTGCAACGCGCTGCCGACACCCAGCCCAACGCCTCCGTGCAAGTTAGCTACCGACTAGCCGAGCAATTCAGCCGCTGGTTCGATGTCAGCACGCTGCAAGGCTCATCCGTCTGGAACCTCATCGGCCAACGCGCGGAAGCGGGGAACGATCAGGCATCGCAAACCAAAAAGAGCATTGTCGACCTCCCCTCGCTTGCCGAAAACGAAACCATCACCCGCCTCGCCACCGGCATCAAACGCCATACCCTGCCCGACGAATTCAGCTACCTTTCCATCCTCAAAGAAATCTCCTCAGGTAACACCCCCTACGCCCAATCTGCCCTTCAACTCCGCGCCCAAATCTATGAAAACCGTCGCCAGCGCGACACCGCCGCCGACCTCTGGCAGGAGCTTCTCGACCGATTCGGCAAAGACAAAAATATCCGAACCATCGCCGAAGTCCGACTCAAGCAACTCCTCGGCAACCTTGGCAAACTCGAAACCAGCGAACCTCAACCTGCCGGTGAACCCGCCACGCTTGGCCTCGTTTTCCGCAACGCCTCCAGCGTCAAACTCACCGCCCGCCCCATTCTCGTCGACAATCTCCTGGACGCCACCCGCGACGAACTGCGCGCCCGATCCAAAGGCAAAGCAGTCGCCGATCGCAACGAATGGCACTGGCTCACCCAAGCCTTCGGAGCCATCCTGCAAAACACACTCGACATCAAAAAGCGCAAGATCGATCAATACATTGGCAAACCCGTTGCCACGTGGGAACAAGCCCTGCAGCCCGCCGCCAAACACGCCGACCGCCGCATCGTCCTCGAAACCCCCCTTCGCGATGCAGGCGTTTTTTTGGTCGAGGCCACCTTTCCCGACGGCAACACCCACCGCTGCATCCTTGAGCTCGTCGACCTCATCACCCTCACCAAACCGCGTCATGACACGCCCGGTCAGTTCGGTTTTGTATTGGACGCCAACACCGGCAAACCCGTCGCCAACGCCACGATCCAAGCCATCGGTCATCGCCAGGAATACGGCGACAACAACAACCGTCCGCAACGTCTTTGGCTGATCTCCGAACAGCAGCTTCAATCAAACGAACAAGGCGCCTTCACACTCAGCACCGAAGATGCAAAACCTTACCAATGGCTGCTTCAGGTGAAGTCACCCGATGGTCGCCAAAGCGTCCTCGGTCTCCATCACTATTATCATCAGCATCAAACCACTGAATACGACAATTACCAGCAGCAGAAGGTCTTCCTCACCACCGACCGGCCCGTTTACCGGCCTGATCAAAAAGTCCATCTCAGCGTCTGGGCCCGCCGTGCCACTTACGAAGAAAACAAAAACGGCAACGAATTCGCCGAACGCAAATTCACCGCCGAAGTTTTCAATCCACGCGGCGAAAAGCTCTTTTCTAAAGATGGCATTCTCGATGAACAGGGAACCGCCGACCTCTCATGGATGCTCGCGGAAAATGCGGCGCTTGGTGCTTATCAAATCAACCTTCGCGTGGATAACATGATCACCCAGGGCAACCTCTCCTTCCGGGTCGAGGAATACAAAAAGCCCGAGTTCGAAGTGATCGTCAAAACCCCCGAACAACCCGTGCTTCTTGGCGAATCTTTTGAGGCGACCATTGAAGCTAAATATTACTTCGGCGGCGCGGTCACCGAGGCGCAGGTTCATTACAAAATCGAACGCACCCGTCACGACTCCACCTGGTTTCCCGTTCGTCCCTGGGACTGGCTGTATGGACCCGGCTACTGGTGGCGCAACTCCGATTATCCATGGCTTCCGGGACACCGCAGTTGTATTGCCTACTGGCCGTCCTGGTGGCCTCGTCATACCGATCCTCCTGAAGTCGTCGCCGAAGCCACGGTTCCCATCGGTCCCGATGGCAAGGTCAAAATTCCCATCGACACCGCCCTCGCAAAGGAACTTCACGGCGATCAGGATCATCGTTATCAAATCACCGCTGAAGTGGTCGACTCATCGCGGCGCATGATCGTCGGCAGCGGATCCGTCATCGCGCCCCGCCAGCCCTATCAAGTTTACGTGTGGACCGACCGCGGATTCTACTCCGCCGGAGCCGAAGCCAAAGTCTCCATCACCGCCCGAACCCCCGATGGCAACGCTGTCAAAGGCAAAGCCGTGTTGCGGGTCTTGTCCATCACTTACAAGGAAAATCAGGAACCCGCCGAGAAAGAAGTCGCCCGTTTTGAACTCCAATCGGACGGCGATCAAGCCAGCACCCAAACTCTCCAATTTCCTGTGGCCGGCCAGTATCGTCTCGCGGTGGATTTCGAGGATCAGGCAGGTCACCAAGTCGAAGGAAGCGCCCACACTTCCGTGCGCGGTCCCGAATTTGAAGGCAAAGACTTCCGCTTTCCCGATCTCGAAGTAATCGCTGAAAAAAGCGAATACCAACCCGGTGAAGACGCCTCATTTACCATCAATACCAACCAGGTCGGCGGCACCATTCTGGTATTTGAACGGCCACGTTTTGGAGCTTATTCAAAACCTAAAACCCTCACCATCGCCGACGGAAAAAGCACCACGTTTACCCTCCCCGTCAGCTCAAACGACCAGCCGAACTTCTTCATTGAAGCGGTGACTGTCCATGGCGGCAAGATTCACACCCAAGTGGTGCAAGTTCCCGTTCCGCCGACCAAACGAATCGCGGAAGTGAAACTAACGCCTTCCCAGGAAACTTATCAACCACAGGCAAATGGAACCGTGCAAGTGCGCATCACCAACGCCGCTGGTGAACCGATCCAGGGACGTGTGTTGCTCACCGGCTATGACAAAGCTCTCGAGTATATCTCCGGCGGCTCAAACATACCGGCGGTGCGCGATTTCTTCTGGGGTTGGAAACGCAGCCACCATCCCACCGATTTCAGCTCGCTGGACACCGTGCGGCCGCATCTGCCCAACGAAGGTTTCCAATGGCAGCCCATCGGCGTGTTCGGTCGACAAGATGTCTCCATTGGGAATGGCATGATCAGCAGAAGCAGGGGCGACGGGATCGTAATGGAGAGTGCCAGTGGTGGCATGCTCGCCATCAGCGCCGCACCCATGTCCGCAGTCGCGCCCGCGCCAATGGCAAAGGCCCAGGCGGCCGACTTATTCGCCGCTGCACCACAGGAAGGTTCAGGTTCTGCCCTGGCCGAAGCCGCGCCAATGATCCGCCAGGAGTTTGCGGATCTTCTCACCTGGAATGCCACGGCCAAGACCGATGCCAATGGGGTCGCCAGTCTTCCGCTCGACTTTCCGGATGACCTCACCACTTGGAAACTCCGCGCCTGGGCACTCGGACCCAATAGTGAAGTCGGCGAGGCACAGGTGGAAATCATCTCCCGCAAAGACCTCTTGGTTCGCCTACAAGCCCCGCGCTTTTTTGTCGAAAGAGATGAAGTCGTTCTCTCCGGCATCGTGCACAACGATCACAAGGATACTCAAAACGTGCGCGCCGTTCTTGAACTCGACGGAAAGAACCTCGCCCCCATGGACGACACGTCCGTCGAACAACGTTTTGAAGTTCCCTCAGGTGGGGAACATCGTTTCGACTGGCGGGTGAAAGTGCTCGCGGAAGGGGAGGCCACCATTCGTATCAAAGCACTCGCCCAGAAGGAAAGTGACGCCGTGGAAAAAACGTTTCCCGTCTTCGTTCACGGCATGGAACGTCAGGATGCCTGGAGCCTCGCCATCCGGCCCGATCAAGCCGATGGAAAAGTCACCTTCAACGTTCCCGAAAAACGCCGCCCCGCACAAACACGACTCGAAGTTCGCTACAGTCCCAGCCTTGCCGCCGCGATGGTGGATGCGCTGCCATTCCTGATCAGCTACCCACATGGTTGCACTGAACAAACCTTGAACCGCTTTGTTCCCACCGTCATCACCCAACGTGTGTTGAACGATCTCGGACTCGATTTGAAAGCCATTCGCGACAAACGCGCCAACTTCAATGCCCAAGAACTCGGCGATCCAAAACGCCGTGCGGAACAATGGCAGCGCTGGAAAGATCAAGGACCTGTCTTCGATCCCGAAGAAATGAAAAAGATGACCGCCGCTGGCATCGAACGCCTACAGTCCATGCAAGCCGGTGACGGCGGATGGGGTTGGTGGCCGGGTGCCAGAGAGGGCAGTGTCCATCTCACTGCCCAAGTGGTGCAGGGTCTGATCCAAGCCAAAACCGCTGGAGCTGACGTTCCCGCCGATATGCTCGCCAGCGGTCTTCAATGGCTGGAGCGTCATGAAAAGGAAGCGCTGCGCCGATTGATACTGCCCAAAGAACATCAGCAACACAAAGCGTGGCCCGACCATCAGGATGCCCTGACCCATGGCGTGCTGGTCTCCGGCGGATTGGGCGACTCCACCATGCGCAGCCGCCTTTACGAAGACCGGCTCAAGCTCTCCAAATCGATGCAGGCCGTCGTCGGACTCGCCTGCCATGCCCTCAACGAGATCGAACGTCGCGACATGATCATTCGCAACCTCGAGCAATTTCAAAAACTCGATGAAGAGAACCAGACCGCCTGGCTGGATTTTGGCAACGACCATCGCTGGTGGTCTTGGCACGATGACGAAATTGAAACCCTTGCCGCCTATCTTCAGCTGCGCATTGCCCGCGATGCCAAAGACGCAGTTTCTCCACAATTAGTCAAATATCTGCTTAACAATCGTAAACACGGCACTTACTGGCGCAGCACCCGCGACACTGCCGCCGCCATCAGCGCTCTCGCTGCTTACATCAAAGCCTCCGGCGAAACCGCCGCAGACATGTTGGTGGAGCTTTGGATGGATGGCAAGATGTTGAAAGAGGTTCCCATCAACAAAGACAACCTGTTTACTTATGATCATTCTCTGGTGCTCACTGGCGACGAACTTCCCACCGGCGATCATCAGTTGGAAATTCGTCGAAAAGGAAAAGGTGCTTTGTATGCCAATGTCTATCTCACCTGCTTTACTCTAGAAGATCACCTGCGCGCTGCCGGCCTCGAAGTGAAGGTTGAGCGCCTGTTGTATAAGCTAGTTCCCGAAGACACCAAAGACCTCGTGGCCGGTGCCCATGGCCAGGCGTTAAATCAAAAAGGGCAACGTTACCGTCGCGAAGCTTTGCCGGAAAACGCGAGTGTGACCAGTGGTGATCTAATTGAAGTGGAACTCATTGCGGAGAGCAAAAACGACTACGAATATCTGATGCTTGAAGACTTCAAACCTGCTGGTTGCGAAGCCGTTGACTTACAGAGTGGTTATGTTTGGGATCAGGGACTGAACGCCTATCGCGAATTCCGTGACGAGAAAGTGAGTTATTACATCGAGAACTTGCCTCGTGGTCGACATAGCATGACTTACCGTTTGCGCGCCGAAATTCCTGGTAGGTTCAGTGCCCTTCCCAGTGTGATCAGTGGCATGTATGCGCCCGAGTTGAAGGGTAACTCTGAGGAGAGAAAGGTTAGCATCGCGGATCAGAAAAAGTAG